TTTCGAGAAATGCTTCAATCTGATGCTTTTCTCCTCGATTCCAAGTAGTTCCGTTTTATGTTCCTCACGACACTGTTGATGTCCCACTCGTAGTCTGTTTGGCCACGTAAACTTGCTTTATCTTTGCAGGGGGAAAGCTTTTTTCTGCACCCAAAGACTGATTCCTTCCCTGGAGCCCCATTCTGCGATGGGTCCATTCGGCCCCCGAACTATTCTTTTGGGAAACCCCACCTCCTCTTTGATAACTATACCCCGAGGAATGACCATACTGCTTGTGCTGAGATGACTGAGTCTTAAAAACGGAATTTGTGCCGTGGCCACTGCTGATTTTGCTACTGCGTGCCTGAAGATCAGTCTTGCCAACATCAGCAACGGTGCTTACAGATGAGCTGCTAGTGACCACAGCCTGTGGCTGAGCCCCGGTGCCAGAGGAGCTTCCAGGATCTACTAACCCTAATTCATCGGGGAACTGGGTGACAGTTGCATCAGTTGGCACAGGAAAATTCCGGCTGCTGTCAGATGGCATTGAACTTCGAGAATCAGGGAATCTGTTGGCAGTTAATGACTGGTTAACAGCAGGCCCATGGCTGAATTGAGATGTAAGAGCACCTTCTGCCAGTTTTTGCATTGGCATTGACTGGGGAACAGATTGAAGAGGTGATGCAGGAACGTGCTGCCAACGAGCTTGGACTGACAAGTCAGGAGAAGACTGGGACAAAAATGTTCACCACCCGGTTAGTTATACCATAAAGGAGGAAGAAAAGTAATATCGACTAATTAAACTTAGATGGCTTGTATGCCTTCTACCTCTACAAGAATTATGCTGCTTAAAATCACCTCGGCCCAGCATATACATACAGACAGTCGTGCGTGTGTGTAAAGCATTTTAAGGGAGGCTTTCCCCTGCCCACAATCTTTACCTGGAAAGGAGATACATCGAACATGGCCAAAGGAGAAGGCATTGGCAGGAGAGGCGACCCAGGGGAAAGATGCTGGATAGGAGAGGGCATGTTTGAAGGAGTGCGCTGTGCAGAAACCATATTCAAATTGTTTATATCCCCCTCACCCACACTCGAAGCAGTTGATACGGGATTGTGCTTCCAATCAGGTTGCTTGCCAGACGGGATATAAGTGGCACCCATGAAACTCAAGCCAGCTTGTCCAAATTGTCCAACTGGTGCAAAATGGCTATAAACAACCATGTGTGGAGGGCCTTGAACCCCTGGGATGCCTGCTGGAGGACTGATGAAGGGCCCAGTAAATCCAGTAGGAGGGCCATAGAATGAATCTACACCAGAATGGCATTGTGGCCAGGTCCCAAGTGGCCCTGAAGCTGATGCACTACTCTTCTGGGGCTGTGATTGAGTGGTGGATGAAGATTCATCATGTTGTCCGAAAGCAAAGATAGGCCCCCCCAACATGTGGTTCATCTCGTAAAAGGGAAAATGAGAAGGCGGTCCTCCAGGAAAATGAGAAAGCATCTGGCTTGAGGAGTTTTGTGGACTTGCCAATGGTGGCCATAAGGAAATTGGCAATGTCTCAACAGACAGATCAGCAGGAAGAGCAACACTAATAGATTCTTCTGCCCTTGATTGACTTTCTAATTGCAGATCACCATCTACACCTGCCAAAGATCAAGAACACACTTCAACATAATGTATACCAATAAACCATGTTAATATTCGGATGggacaagaaagaaaatacaaccTGCTGTTATTCCATCAATATCTGCTCCAAAGCTTTTCGTATCTGACACAGAGACAGGGGAAACACCCAGCCCATTTCCAACAATCTCATCATTGCTGATGGCTGCAACGGCAACCGCTGAAGCAGCTGCTTCAGCTTCAGCTTCACAATCCTCCAAGTGAACACAAGATTTGGGGACATTTTTCTCCTTTCCAAAGTAAAGATTGCGATCATCCTCAGCTCCAGGAAGATTGTGAGATATTTGGATATTTGACCGACATGGACCTGGAGGGCCAATACCAAGAGAAACCGCACAGCTACTAGGAGGGAGAACTGTTGGAGATGTAACTGCACCTGCGCAGGAGACAAAACTCTTTATTTAAGTGAGACAATTACAATCCCCATATATTCTTAAGTTCACAAGAGAGCAGATGCTCACCAAATTGGATTTTCTCCCCAGTAAGCAGGGAGTTGATTGGCCTCGTGGCAGAAGAGTATGACATGTCCTTTGTCAAGATGGATGATGTTGGCATGATGGGCTCACTAACAGAGCTATTATGATCTACAACAGAAGCATTAGAATCGAATTGTTCAGGCTTCATAGCCTCATCAAGTTGTGTTTGTGTTAGGGCCATAACCTGCCAGAGAAGTCAGATTCAGATTCTTGGCAGAAATAATAAGCAAATTATTACAACAGACCAACAAAATAATGAGCCAATGAGCTTGTAATCAGATTAGTTTCAGAGTAGCAATATTCCCCAGGGGGTTGGGCCAAACATATACTTGACTCATTTTCTAATCATAGTTGATTCAATTCATACAAAAAGAGAGTAAGACATCTAGCAAAAAGTAGCGCTGACTGCGAACATTACACGTGGAAGCACTTGAATGTGAGAACAGTCCCAACTGTTAGCAGCAAAACTTTGCATACCTGCTGATTAATCCTTGAATTATTCCAAGGCCCTAACGATGATGTCCGGGCATTATCGAGGACCACGTCAATCACCACTTGTGGTCCTAGGAAGACCTTATTTTTGCTGTCAAAAATCTCTCCTGGTCCAATGCTCTTTCCACCACCATTTACTGTAGGAACGGAGCCCGTCTGGAGGGATCTGTAGaagaaaatatgagatttaacatcatttataaaatataaatagtcTTCACGTGAGTACATACCTGATTGCTTGGGATCGCAAGTCAGTTTGGGAATCAGTTTTCACAGCAGGAGTACCAATTGGAGCCAATGGTTGTGAGACTATGGCAGTGTTAAATCCAGAGGATACTTCAATGTTTGCCAAGCCACGTCCCTCAGATGAAATGAGGTCAGGCCGAAGGCTCTTTGATGCTTCTCTACTTGTTGATGCAGAAATTTTAGTTAACTTGGCTGGGATGATAGTGTTCTGTGAAGTAGAACGAGGTTTACGCTGCATCTGTCGTAAACCATTTCAATTAGAGCTAATAAAATACTCCTGCAATGGACACCCAAAAGAGAAATGGAACCGAAATTCAAATGAATTCAAACCTTTGAGACCCGAGACTTTGCCttgatttctttctctctttgttcCCGCCGATCATTCAGCATTTGCCTCTTCGACCGCACCTTGATGAAGTCATCTTCATCACTAGGAGCTTCAATGCCGGGTTGCTCGAAGACGCGCACAATGCCACTTTGCAAAGAAGCATCAACAAGCTCTTCAGAACCAATATTCCTCTTAAGGTTTCCCTCTCTGGACTGTAGGATGCTCTGACTCCTCAGCAAGGCCTCCTTTACATATCCCTTTTCATTTCTGCTTCCGGAATCCATCTCCTGTGATCTAGATGGACCTGAAGTCAAGTATGCTGAGTCTACTGTCGGTTTCAATTGCTTACTTGATACAGCCACCTTCCGAGGCACACTTCTCATGGATATTTCTGTACCCCTTCCATTGGTATTTGACTTATCATCCACCCCAATGTGATGAGATGAAACCAAACCAGTAGATTGTCTCTTTTCTGCACTTTCCCGAACTCGAAACTCAGTGCGCTGAACATTACGTCGGGGCCTCCTCTGCAATCCATTCAAGTCTGTGTGAGAAGTGTCAGCAGCTGGATATGATAATTTTGAGCTAGAATTCTTAACCGTGAAGACATATCTTTTCCCTCTGCCACTGGATATTGGCCCTTGAGTCTTTGTTCCACTTAAatccttttcttttgaaaccAACTGAGATGATGCTGCTTCATATTGAGGCTGCCTTTCTCTCGTATTGGACAAGGAATTGTAGTTCTTCACAACTGAATTATTCTGCCCCTGATCTTCTACCTGCTGATATGATTCATACCGCCCACTGTCATCACTACAATTGGAAATCTCTGTTTGAAGCTGCTGCTTTTTAACAGTTTTTCCAGCATTATCTCTAGCAGCAAATGAATTTACCTCTTTTGACACAATTCCTTGGGAATGCTCCAGATGACTTGAAACAAGGCCTGGTTGATTATCCATTGAAAGTGACACAGCATTGTTCTTCATTGGATTATGAGCAGAAGATTCTTGACCCGGTTGAATTGGCAGAGGACCTCCTGGGTTCTGATTTATAGAAAAACTGGCTGGAACATTGGGTTGAGCAAATGACATGGATTGAGGAGCCAATGGCAATACTCCCTGAGATATGGGAGATGTGTACCTTAACTGACCAAACTGGAAGAGAGGAGGCTGTGATGGGTGCATGTGGGTGAGGGATGGGCCAACCTGAGGATGCAGGTGAAGAGGCATCTGAATAGAGCCAATCTGTATGGCCGTAACTGGAGGTGGTATTAGAGAAGGACCAGAAAACAACCCAAACTTAACAGGCACCTCAGTTTGAATCGGTACAGCAGGTACAGTAGACATCACAGTCTGACTAGATGAAGGATGTGAGGCCAGATTGATTACAGATGGGACAGGATGCTGAACTGACATACCAGAGCTACTAGAAGCCTCCGCATGATCTAAAATCTCACGTGCTAATGATGCATGAGCATAACTGGGTTGAATGACAAAATCCTGCATGGCCTTCTCAGTTTCCTGGAACACTCTGGAAGAACCATCACTGCTCACTTGAGGAGCAACATCCACAGGTTTAAGGGCTTGTCCATCACAACATCCACGTTCTTCAAAAGCATCTGTTGATCCCTGTTGTATCACAAAACTACTTTCTCCATTCCTTGAACTCCTTTCAAAATCATCATTTGGCAGGCCAACTGGAACACCCTCATTAAAGCCTAAAACGAAATTTTCCATCATGTCGGGTGACCCTTTCTCCTTTAGATGCATATCCTCAAACTCCTGGTTTAGGTCAACATtttcatcatctccttcatgcacttcatcttcttcctggTATccatcctcatcctcatcatatTCTTCCTGCTCTTGCAACCGCTCATCATTCTCTACAGCCCATTCTTCATCATCACCAGCACTTGAGGTGGTCACCATATTTTCTTCCTCGGCTTTGCTTGATAAGACAACAGGTTCATTCTCCTGTTCTGACAGGGGagcatctttttcttctcctgcaGCTGATGCCACATCAGAATCTCCAGATTCATCCGGATCATCATGAGATAGAGGAGTTGGAGAACTAGGAGGACTTGAAACAGAGAGTGAAGACTGCGAGTCACACCTTGGTGTGTTGttattatctaatttttgctccCGATTCTCAGGATTCTGTTGTTGGACATTACTAAGTTCACGTTGGTCAAGATTCTCTTGATGACTATCATCATACCCAGTCTGCATGTTAGTTTCACTTCGAGCTGGACGATTGTACCGTAcctcattttccaaaaaaggACCAGGATGTTCATTCTCAACCCTGTAGGACGTCTTGTTCATAGAAGCTAGTGATGGAGGGGGAAGAACACGAGGCTGCCTCATGGAATACCGTGACCTCCCAAATGAATAAGGCCCATCTGCCTCAGTATTTGGATATGAACGGTCAGAATATTGAGGATAAAGATTACCGTGGGAATGACCTTGACCCCATCCAGCATCACCAAACTTTTCAACAAGACTCTCATGATATTCTGAGTCCATCTCCATATTTTTGCCATAATGATCACCGTCCCCGGAAAGATTCCACCTCTGCCCTCTAAGATGAGTGAAATCATTCATGTGAGGCTCTGGAATCCCACCTCGATGATGAGTCCTAGAAGACATATATCCAGCTCCTCCATAGAACTCTTTTCTAGAAAATGATCTCCGACCAGCAGATGCATCTCTCCTGGGACCATGGTGACCATTCTCTTGGTCTTGGATGAGGAAGCTTGTGCTGCTTCCACTCTCATACGCATCTCTTCTCCACGAATTAACAGGTTTTCCCCTGTCCATCAGGGTGGAAGAGCCATCTATCGAAAAGTGAGGCCTAGAACCCATCTCAAATGGCCTATTATGACTGGAGGAATCAGAAGATGCTGATGTTGTAATCCTCTCCACCATTCTTTCACCATCTTCCCAATCACCAATGTCTGCCATCCTAGAGCTATCTTTTTCATTTACTATATCGGACATCTTCTCATCTGAAGCAGTGGGATAATTACCACCAGTCTTCACTGCTTCAGCCTGCCTCTTGGCAATCCTTTGCTCCAATTCTAAAAGCTTTTGCTTAGCAGCCTGTTTCCTCCTCTCTTCCTCCATAATAATCCTTTGTTTCTCCTCTTCTCTAGCTATCCTCTGTTCTTCAGCTCTTTGCATGGCTTCCAGTCGTTCTTGCTCTGCTCTCCATGCTGCTTCCCTGGCTTCCTCTTCCAACCTTCTCTGCCTTTCTTCGTGTTCCCTAGCCAACCTAtctctctcctcttcttctcttcgAGCTAGCTCCAAGGCTCTTTCTTGCTCTTCAATGATCCGCTGCCTCTCCTCTTCTTGCAACTTTTGGACTCTCAAAAGTTCGGCCTCAAACGATTCCCTTACAGGATCATGGAAATCAGTCTGTTTGGGCACATCTTTCTTCCTCTTAACCACCCCAACGAGACTCCCAGAAAAGGGATCCCGTCCATCAAAACCTATAGCTTCAAAGTCTTTGATGAAAGGGTCCTCCATATAGGGTTTTTGACTCTTTGAGAATGGACGTTTCTCCCTACCAAAATTGAGTAGAGGATCATTAACAGGAAGCCCTTTACCACCCAAGGAATATGAGGATTTAGATACCGAGTTATTCTGGAAACCATCGCCCCTATATTTGGTGTGCTGATCATGGCTGTACCGGTCCCGTGTATTCCCTTCAGCCCCTCGGCTGCTGTATAGATCTGTAGCATTGTTCCTTTGGTGTCTCCCTCCCTGTCCATACCCGATATTTGTCCTTCCAATATCATTATTACCATTTTCACGGAATGGTGATGCTGTGTATTTGTTCTCTTTAATTGTCTCTCTATTAAGTGTAGCCGGCCTCACACTGGTACTACTTCGATCATTTTCAACTCCTGGAACACCAAATCCATCTTTAGAAAGAGAGACAGTTCTCCACGAGTTTCCTTCCCGCCCTTCTTTACTAGGCATTCTTACATCTCTGCTGAAAGGGTCCATTTGGGGGACTTCACTGGAAAAAACCTTTCCAGCTTCATTGTCACGCTGACCCCACCTGTTAAATTGGTTATGAACTGGCTTCTGTGGTAAAACGCTAACCCTGGGCATATCAAAATCTCTTTCCCAGTGAGCTTCGCCCTTGGGAAACCCCTGATCTCTTACCCGGTCTGTCAAACCAAAACTCGTGTCACGCTCATCATCAGCCCAATCTGATCTCAGATTCACACGAACAAGCGGCAGTGGACCTGGAAAATACTCTTCCTGCTTCCGAGCTCGCTCCGATGTCCATGAACCACCAAAACCGTGACTTTCACCACCCTTCTCAATCAAACCATTAACAACACCATGATGGGATGGTTGCATTTGAGGGCGCATACCACCATGAGAACTCAAACGGGAACCAACCTTCTGCTCATTGGTTGACTCATTACCAACTGCTTGCTTCTGTTTCTGACTCAAACCATCCTTTTGTTTCTGTGTAGGACCTGATGTGGAAGGCAGAGCAGCCTTCAGAGATGGAAAATCCTCTCCCCTCAAAACGGTCGCTTTCTCTGCTGGTGGTGGTAGAGGTCCAATCGAAGCAGAAGCCGGGGGTCCAGCCATGCCTGACCGAGCCGAGGGCGGCAAATACACGCTGCTCCCCCTGCTCACCCCATCGACACTACTCAAACTTGGGTCAACTCCATCAGCTCCATGATCACTAAACCCTTCATTCTCTTTCTCTTGCAATGCAATTGTACCCGGCTTAGTCCACCCCATACCGGACGAAGTTGGCCTTGGCCCACTTCCCGAAACCCCACCGGCGGGCCCAACGCCTGTTCCCAACAAATCGAACCTCTCATGCTCCTTTCGCAAGGATGGCAAGTTCAAGGGGGGTGGAACAGAAAGCTTCGGCCCAGCCTTCTGTGAGCTTCGAGGCCTCGAGAGGACCACCATTCCTCCTCCTGCGCCGCCACCATGACTACTGGGTCGGGTTCGATTAGATCCATAAGCGCTTTGATTAGATGAATGTTGATGGTGATGAGGTTGCCCATACGATTTGTTCAGATTCACCGACACAAACTTAGTCCCGGCTCCGGGATTGGCCATGGCAGGGGTCCGACCCGAAACGCAACCCGTTTGGCGGATTTGGATTTCCGCCAGCGCATCAAAACCCTAGCCCTAGATTTCCCCTCCACCACAAAAGAATTGCCTCACAGATTACTGTTCTCCTATTACAGATCTTAAGTAAAAATCGACGATCCAATACAACCAAACCCTAGGATCTTTCTCTGATCCTGATCAaagccaaaaaacaaaaacaaaattaaaagctATGATCGATTGCAAACTTCGATTGattgaaaataaatagaacagtaattaaaaaaaagtatgatttaaAGTGTATGTATGCGTGTCTTGGTTCGAAAATTAGGGTTCCAGTGTGCGGTGATTTACTTTCCGACAGAAAGAGGAGGTGGATATTAAAAGGATATGGAAAAGGGGGCGTGGAAGAGGAGCTCACCTCCGGGGAGGGGGGGCGTAGGTTAGAGAACGGCCGGAGTTAACGTGCGCCGCGGAGAATCCAAGAGGAGAGAGCGTCAGATAGAGAGTTCTGTTAACCAGAATAGAGAGAGCAATACAAAGCGAGAGAGCTAAAAAGGCGCACGAGATGAGAGCAAATTATGAAGGAACTGTGTTTTCTTGTTTTCGTGTTTGTTACCcctttacttttttatatttatgtttgtttCCACTCCGGTTACCGAACATTTCAATTACATCCAACATTTCCTTctattaaatctaaaaataactttaaaaaacaaTCTAAAAATAAGGGAATGAAAACAGTCAAATATTTCTGTCTAAGTAGATCGTATGTGtgatttcaaaatattaatttctgaaattaaaaaataaaaaactttttatGATATTTCAAAAAAACCCCTAAGTATAACATTCAAGTAATTCCATTTCCTCCACGAACTATCATCAAATTCTAAATTGATCCAAATCCTATTTTGAGATTTCAAAAAACACCCCTAAATTTATACATGCAAAAGACGAATTTGtcattaacattaaaaaaaaccatGTCTTTCAGGGTGGCAACAAAATTCCAATAAACCATTTATCATTAGCTCTCATAAAAAAGGTTAAATTAACTAAttccaaaataaagaaatagaTGTATTATTTTAGCTGAACTCACGCTATAAGaggatataaaatatatgaaaccACATGTTTTACAActgagaaaataaaacaagtgaatattttgtatgaataatttataagttttttcaCCTATTTTAGATGTGATTTTATGTCTAGTATAATTGGCCTATTTGCCttacatttgaaaaataacGAAGCTTAGCCAAGGTTGAGCTCTAACTCAAACGAAGTTGGAAAGCCCAACTTTGGACTCCAATTAGGGGTGAAAACGGTCCGGTCCAATTCGATTCATCATTTTTTCggtctatcattttttttagacTGAACGGGACCAAACATCtagtcggtccattcggtccggtccgcaTTTGGTCCGGACTCAttcggtcggtccattcggtccgatctaattattcttttttattcttttttttaaataaatcaattaaaatttttatttaaattactaaattaaaattaagtaaattattaatgtagattatgtaaccaactcattaaaaagaaattttatattgtcaatgatacatattataaattatatatacatacataatacatattctaaattataaattatatttatatataaattataatctatatactatatacatatatacataacgGGAAATTGGTATtaggttagttaatttataatttaccaattgttttatatttacttacaatttaggtattttacaaaacatttatctaataattttaattagatatagatgtaaatgttagtaattagttaatggtgaattagttataattaattgataatatacactacttaattaatagaatattattttgtaattatatatttaaaattttatattataaatgggaataggttagataaaaattacataattaattatataaaataatatatataaaataaaaatatatatttttaattcggTTAGTCCGGTCCACTTCGGTCCATGGAATTATGGAccgtggaccggaccgaactagtTCGGTCCAAGGAATCATGGACCGAACCCTAATCCTATATttttcggtccggtccgatcaGTTTTTCCAGTTTGGACCGACCGTTTTACAGCCCTAACTCCAACTCTGCCTATTGGAGTTAAAGTTGAGCTCTAACTCCGAAATCAAAAACGTAATCCAATTTTGAAGCTTCGATCGAAGTTAGAATCAGAAATTAGAACTTTAAACGGAATTGGGTCTGTCCAATGGGTTGCTATTTTGGGTTgggtaaaaaaatttttaaaaaaataactaaatacaacttatacaatttaaataaatcaatttaaagacatactaaaaaatttatacatttaaactcaaaaaaaaaaaggaaaaaaataattggatgaTTATTTGAGATTATTAATAGAACCCAAAAACAATATAAAGCTATAATGTAAATTAAAAGACTTCATCATGCAAACAAAACACCTAATTTCATAGAAtcataaacattaaaatacaatcACGAATGCAACAACAAAAGATCTAAAATGCAAACCCCTGCTAAGCACAAACaataaatatcacaactaatCCCTAATCCAACTCCtccaaattcaaaaaaaaaataacaactcCAACAAATCCAAATCCATAGTCTCTACCACCAACACGATCCACTACCAGGCACAAAGTAACAACCCCCACTTCAAGTTTCCTGTATTGtttggaaaattaaaaaattttagacaTACACTAGTTAAGTAAAGGATAATACTAACAGTATAgttaacataaaatttaaacaattaaatttatgatTCATTTACCGGAGTCCCTCCCATAATGTATCTATCTCAATCTTCTTCAATTATTTCAAGGTTCATAAATAGATCTACAAAAACATAAAGACTATAAGTTAATgaatttaaacaataaaaatatctaattagTCAATTAAAAAGGAAGGTTAAAAGCCTAAAATTACCCAACTCAATCCTATAACTCTCGACATCATTAATACTATATAGTCCAATAGGCTTTAACCTTAGCCAATGTTGTGTGTATATGAGGGTTTCCATAGTTCTTAGAGACAATAAACTCCAATAGGCATCCAATACAAGACCAGAGGTGCTAAACACCGACTCTGAAGCAACCGTAGTGATATGAACGATCGACACATCCCGAGCTACTCATGAAAGGACTGTAAACTTGGTAGAATTAACGTTCTATCAAATTAAGATATGAAGTATATCATTAGGTGCCTCAACATCCTCTAGAAAACATTGTTCAACCTTAAATttacactgcataatattccttAATGCTCAAATCTAATGATACATTCACATCAAAATTGTTGAACTCCTTGAATGTGGGTCATCTATAAAAGATGTCAAGTAAGTCAATCTTGAAGAGCTCACACATGCACTTGAATATTGACCACCACTATTGTTGTAACTGTTATACAAGGCATCAATATCATGTTTCAATATCCTAATGAATTGTCCAGCATTATCATCACTGAGGATGTCCTTAATCCAAAACTTTACAATTTCCAACTTATACCGGGGGTCAAGAGTGCAACACAATAAGAAGATCTATATAACTTTATAAGCATGGAAATGAATGTCTATATAAGTATAAAGAGGGGAGCATAATAAGAAGTTTCGAAATAGAGTTTTGCAAGGGATCGACAAACTATCCAAGATTAAATGACCGATCATGCATATTCCCAGACCTAAAAACTAGCTTCCATGAAGCTTTAAGCACAAAAGCAATTGccttcttcaaaataaaaatgtgtgAATGTGAGGGATTTTGAGCTTTCAAATTCCAAAGTTAAGGTATAAGTTAGAAAGCCCATGAACTAGGAGGCTTTGGGGCATCTGCTAAGCTTTCATTGACCATAATTAACACTACCCTCGCATTGGAAAGGTTATTAATAAACAACTGAGCACTTTTCTACTTCCTACTTTGATAGCATAAAAATTTGATTGGTAACATTGTTTCGATGTGGTAATTCTATATCAAATTCTAATAGGACTTCTTGatcattttctagaaaattgaATGAAAGTGATTATAGAGAGTTTAGCAAAGGTGAAaacttatattaaattatatttataataagttTTATGCTTAAAATTCATTAGAGCATTTCCATCCACCCCTATGAAGGCTTTTTAACCAAAATTTGGAGAAAAGTGTCAAAATCTTCTTCCATCCGGCTATGCATTTTGAGTGATAGATTTACCTTCCCCATGATAGCTCCTCAAATTTGGGGAGCTACTGTAGCTTTTCATAAacttacattattatttttatcatttattttcttctttgcttcttttaattgtttttttcctAGATATGTGATAATAGTTTATTAATTGTCTTTTgttaaactattttataacttttttttttttactgttatttctgtttttatcaattttattacatttttatcaTCATTTAAAAACGAGTTTATCATTAATAGAAAATTATAGATGTCAAAAAGTTATCTTTTGtgagaaataaataatttgaaatttttaaaaaataatcgttagagataaataattaaaaacatgaagaaaacaaatatataactCTTGttaatttagagaaaaaaaaattgaaaagaaatgag
This genomic interval from Carya illinoinensis cultivar Pawnee chromosome 2, C.illinoinensisPawnee_v1, whole genome shotgun sequence contains the following:
- the LOC122296369 gene encoding uncharacterized protein LOC122296369, producing the protein MANPGAGTKFVSVNLNKSYGQPHHHQHSSNQSAYGSNRTRPSSHGGGAGGGMVVLSRPRSSQKAGPKLSVPPPLNLPSLRKEHERFDLLGTGVGPAGGVSGSGPRPTSSGMGWTKPGTIALQEKENEGFSDHGADGVDPSLSSVDGVSRGSSVYLPPSARSGMAGPPASASIGPLPPPAEKATVLRGEDFPSLKAALPSTSGPTQKQKDGLSQKQKQAVGNESTNEQKVGSRLSSHGGMRPQMQPSHHGVVNGLIEKGGESHGFGGSWTSERARKQEEYFPGPLPLVRVNLRSDWADDERDTSFGLTDRVRDQGFPKGEAHWERDFDMPRVSVLPQKPVHNQFNRWGQRDNEAGKVFSSEVPQMDPFSRDVRMPSKEGREGNSWRTVSLSKDGFGVPGVENDRSSTSVRPATLNRETIKENKYTASPFRENGNNDIGRTNIGYGQGGRHQRNNATDLYSSRGAEGNTRDRYSHDQHTKYRGDGFQNNSVSKSSYSLGGKGLPVNDPLLNFGREKRPFSKSQKPYMEDPFIKDFEAIGFDGRDPFSGSLVGVVKRKKDVPKQTDFHDPVRESFEAELLRVQKLQEEERQRIIEEQERALELARREEEERDRLAREHEERQRRLEEEAREAAWRAEQERLEAMQRAEEQRIAREEEKQRIIMEEERRKQAAKQKLLELEQRIAKRQAEAVKTGGNYPTASDEKMSDIVNEKDSSRMADIGDWEDGERMVERITTSASSDSSSHNRPFEMGSRPHFSIDGSSTLMDRGKPVNSWRRDAYESGSSTSFLIQDQENGHHGPRRDASAGRRSFSRKEFYGGAGYMSSRTHHRGGIPEPHMNDFTHLRGQRWNLSGDGDHYGKNMEMDSEYHESLVEKFGDAGWGQGHSHGNLYPQYSDRSYPNTEADGPYSFGRSRYSMRQPRVLPPPSLASMNKTSYRVENEHPGPFLENEVRYNRPARSETNMQTGYDDSHQENLDQRELSNVQQQNPENREQKLDNNNTPRCDSQSSLSVSSPPSSPTPLSHDDPDESGDSDVASAAGEEKDAPLSEQENEPVVLSSKAEEENMVTTSSAGDDEEWAVENDERLQEQEEYDEDEDGYQEEDEVHEGDDENVDLNQEFEDMHLKEKGSPDMMENFVLGFNEGVPVGLPNDDFERSSRNGESSFVIQQGSTDAFEERGCCDGQALKPVDVAPQVSSDGSSRVFQETEKAMQDFVIQPSYAHASLAREILDHAEASSSSGMSVQHPVPSVINLASHPSSSQTVMSTVPAVPIQTEVPVKFGLFSGPSLIPPPVTAIQIGSIQMPLHLHPQVGPSLTHMHPSQPPLFQFGQLRYTSPISQGVLPLAPQSMSFAQPNVPASFSINQNPGGPLPIQPGQESSAHNPMKNNAVSLSMDNQPGLVSSHLEHSQGIVSKEVNSFAARDNAGKTVKKQQLQTEISNCSDDSGRYESYQQVEDQGQNNSVVKNYNSLSNTRERQPQYEAASSQLVSKEKDLSGTKTQGPISSGRGKRYVFTVKNSSSKLSYPAADTSHTDLNGLQRRPRRNVQRTEFRVRESAEKRQSTGLVSSHHIGVDDKSNTNGRGTEISMRSVPRKVAVSSKQLKPTVDSAYLTSGPSRSQEMDSGSRNEKGYVKEALLRSQSILQSREGNLKRNIGSEELVDASLQSGIVRVFEQPGIEAPSDEDDFIKVRSKRQMLNDRREQREKEIKAKSRVSKMQRKPRSTSQNTIIPAKLTKISASTSREASKSLRPDLISSEGRGLANIEVSSGFNTAIVSQPLAPIGTPAVKTDSQTDLRSQAIRSLQTGSVPTVNGGGKSIGPGEIFDSKNKVFLGPQVVIDVVLDNARTSSLGPWNNSRINQQVMALTQTQLDEAMKPEQFDSNASVVDHNSSVSEPIMPTSSILTKDMSYSSATRPINSLLTGEKIQFGAVTSPTVLPPSSCAVSLGIGPPGPCRSNIQISHNLPGAEDDRNLYFGKEKNVPKSCVHLEDCEAEAEAAASAVAVAAISNDEIVGNGLGVSPVSVSDTKSFGADIDGITAGVDGDLQLESQSRAEESISVALPADLSVETLPISLWPPLASPQNSSSQMLSHFPGGPPSHFPFYEMNHMLGGPIFAFGQHDESSSTTQSQPQKSSASASGPLGTWPQCHSGVDSFYGPPTGFTGPFISPPAGIPGVQGPPHMVVYSHFAPVGQFGQAGLSFMGATYIPSGKQPDWKHNPVSTASSVGEGDINNLNMVSAQRTPSNMPSPIQHLSPGSPLLPMPSPLAMFDVSPFQSSPDLSVQARWQHVPASPLQSVPQSMPMQKLAEGALTSQFSHGPAVNQSLTANRFPDSRSSMPSDSSRNFPVPTDATVTQFPDELGLVDPGSSSGTGAQPQAVVTSSSSVSTVADVGKTDLQARSSKISSGHGTNSVFKTQSSQHKQYGHSSGYSYQRGGGVSQKNSSGAEWTHRRMGLQGRNQSLGAEKSFPPAKIKQVYVAKQTTSGTSTVS